One genomic segment of Trichococcus shcherbakoviae includes these proteins:
- a CDS encoding YfhO family protein: MLKRFTTLSPQKNMLFLSFLLPLFVMMTIYATMGVYPFGNSSLLTVDLGQQYVDFFSYYRTTLLSDPSALFFSFTKSFGGEMLGLWAYYLMSPFNLIFLLFPQSQLPLAVTILILMKISASGLTFAHLLISRFEGKGLLVPSFALSYALMGYVIVNQLNVMWLDGLVFLPLIILGLEKLVSGESGLSYSLFLGVMLISNYYIGFMICVFLVFYYVFAFSRQEVVGMNNLKAHLKHFFTQSARFIGYSLLGAGFAAVLLLPTFYSLLGSKASYANMLIDWSFAYDPFEVVSKFYIGAFNFDQMPSGHPNLFIGTVALTAYIYYFFHPAFSKKERFTSLALTALFFLAMNVQFLNKIWHAGQYPIWYPYRFSFTVCFFFLLNGFRALRSYRPFPFSLACCLLIANAATAIYVLKKDFEFLEPVQVLITAVVSVLVLVLLMLRDQPRKWLTYALLFVATAEMTANAAIDLFRLGYVKQDEFADYQTNLNTMLADVRPSKDTFYRIEKTFQRSKNDSFQANYAGINHFSSTFEKEIPALFGSLGFPDGNGFIVYSTGTLFTDALFGVKYFIQDKKLPETFYDLNDGIYRLNRNSTRPDLTQYSFYSETDRSTTFENPYALSLAFGVSESVLDLELIEDQPILMQEQLLDAFNNQESIEPYFSLRPFDSNVFQNVTSAAGDAQNTTYYRSVDGAISRIEFQFTPTSDNPYYLILDAGIDDDDATLYVNNVKLDYYTTFRNDQVVNIASNQQGENITFTIELREDSIRVQDLKLYELNKALFKETISDRQAEGMTITSFNQTHITGSVTITDEDEILLTTIPYSEGWEVTIDGATAETTTALNGLLAVPISSGKHTIAFTYRTPYLMSGLSISGGSIAGALLFRKYRKNK; the protein is encoded by the coding sequence ATGCTGAAGCGTTTCACAACCCTATCCCCACAAAAAAATATGCTTTTCCTTTCGTTCTTACTGCCCTTGTTTGTGATGATGACCATTTATGCCACCATGGGCGTTTATCCTTTCGGCAACAGCAGCTTGCTGACTGTGGATCTCGGCCAGCAATATGTGGATTTTTTCAGTTATTATCGCACTACCTTATTGTCCGATCCTTCCGCCCTTTTCTTTTCTTTCACAAAATCATTCGGCGGCGAGATGTTGGGGCTGTGGGCTTACTATCTGATGAGTCCGTTCAATCTCATTTTTCTGCTTTTCCCGCAGTCTCAGTTGCCCTTGGCGGTGACCATCTTGATCCTGATGAAGATTTCGGCGTCAGGACTGACTTTTGCTCATCTGTTGATTTCCCGGTTCGAAGGCAAAGGCTTGTTGGTCCCGTCCTTCGCCTTGAGTTATGCCTTGATGGGTTACGTCATCGTCAATCAATTGAATGTCATGTGGCTGGACGGGCTCGTTTTCCTGCCTCTGATCATTCTTGGTTTGGAGAAACTGGTGTCGGGTGAAAGTGGTCTGTCTTACAGCCTGTTTCTCGGAGTGATGCTGATTTCCAACTATTACATCGGATTCATGATCTGTGTTTTCTTGGTCTTCTATTATGTGTTCGCATTTTCCAGACAAGAAGTTGTCGGTATGAACAACCTGAAGGCGCATCTGAAGCACTTCTTCACCCAATCAGCCCGATTCATCGGTTATTCCTTGTTGGGAGCTGGCTTTGCCGCCGTCCTGCTGCTGCCCACCTTTTATTCGCTCTTGGGAAGCAAGGCAAGCTATGCCAACATGCTAATCGATTGGAGTTTCGCCTATGATCCCTTCGAAGTCGTTTCGAAGTTTTATATCGGAGCGTTCAATTTTGACCAGATGCCCAGCGGACACCCCAATCTCTTTATCGGAACTGTCGCGCTGACAGCCTACATCTATTATTTTTTCCATCCCGCCTTCTCAAAAAAAGAACGGTTCACCTCGCTTGCGTTGACCGCCCTCTTTTTTCTGGCGATGAACGTCCAGTTTCTGAATAAAATTTGGCATGCTGGACAATATCCGATCTGGTACCCTTACCGTTTTTCGTTCACCGTTTGTTTCTTTTTCCTGTTGAACGGTTTTCGGGCGTTGCGTTCCTATCGTCCTTTTCCCTTTTCGCTGGCCTGCTGTCTTTTGATCGCGAATGCGGCCACTGCCATCTATGTCCTGAAAAAGGATTTTGAATTTCTGGAGCCTGTCCAAGTACTGATAACGGCAGTCGTTTCTGTCCTCGTGCTGGTATTGCTGATGCTTAGGGACCAGCCCCGAAAATGGCTGACCTACGCTTTGCTTTTCGTGGCCACCGCAGAGATGACGGCAAATGCAGCCATCGACCTGTTTCGGTTGGGCTACGTCAAGCAGGACGAATTCGCCGATTACCAAACGAATCTGAATACGATGTTGGCGGATGTGCGGCCATCCAAGGATACATTCTACCGGATCGAAAAAACGTTCCAACGCTCCAAAAACGACAGTTTCCAAGCCAATTATGCAGGAATCAATCATTTCAGTTCCACTTTTGAAAAGGAGATTCCTGCCTTGTTCGGCTCACTGGGCTTTCCTGACGGGAACGGCTTCATCGTATACTCAACCGGGACATTATTCACGGATGCTCTGTTCGGTGTGAAGTATTTCATTCAGGACAAGAAGTTGCCGGAAACCTTTTATGACCTCAATGACGGCATATACCGTTTGAACCGCAACTCCACCCGCCCGGATTTGACCCAGTACAGTTTCTATTCAGAAACGGATAGATCCACCACCTTTGAAAATCCCTACGCGTTGTCATTGGCATTCGGGGTTTCGGAAAGCGTTTTGGATCTCGAATTGATCGAGGATCAGCCCATATTGATGCAGGAACAGTTGTTGGATGCCTTCAACAATCAAGAAAGCATCGAACCTTATTTCTCGTTGCGTCCGTTCGATTCCAACGTCTTCCAGAATGTTACATCCGCTGCCGGGGATGCACAGAACACAACCTACTATCGGTCTGTGGATGGGGCAATCTCGAGGATCGAATTCCAGTTCACCCCTACCAGCGACAATCCTTATTATCTGATTCTGGATGCGGGCATCGACGACGATGACGCAACCCTTTATGTGAATAATGTGAAGTTGGATTATTATACGACCTTCCGGAACGATCAGGTCGTCAACATCGCAAGCAACCAGCAGGGTGAAAACATCACCTTTACGATCGAACTGCGCGAGGACTCGATTCGGGTTCAGGACCTGAAACTTTATGAATTGAACAAAGCTCTGTTCAAGGAAACCATTTCAGATCGTCAGGCTGAAGGCATGACAATCACTTCTTTCAACCAGACGCACATCACGGGTTCGGTCACGATCACGGATGAAGATGAAATATTGTTGACGACGATTCCCTACAGCGAAGGCTGGGAAGTGACGATTGATGGGGCAACTGCAGAAACAACCACCGCTCTGAACGGCCTGCTGGCGGTGCCGATCAGCTCAGGTAAGCATACAATCGCGTTTACGTACCGCACCCCCTATCTGATGTCCGGCTTGTCCATCAGCGGGGGTTCAATCGCGGGTGCCTTGCTATTCAGAAAATATCGTAAAAATAAATAA
- a CDS encoding penicillin-binding protein 2, whose protein sequence is MEDNTQSKRKRKSHIPFRLNLLFFIVFSLFSAVIFRLGYLQIVRGDEFEAIVKRTETTLVTESVPRGLIYDRDGNILVGNEPQHSITYTRGANTTAEEMAKVASSLAGLINVSIEELTERDLKDYWMAINNDIMLERLSDDEKLLPGSELYEVELEKITAEDVAYSDEEKEIAAIFKRMNSAYALSTTSIKNKDVSDEELAQVSENLSGLSGVDVATDWVRIYPESDLLKSILGGVTSEKIGLPSDQVSTYLAKGYARNDRVGNSYLEQEYESVLSGTKSQWETITDQSGEVVTREESYEGKAGDNLVLTIDIDFQKEIEQIATDFLNSNVDSYNDRVYIVASDPNTGEILGMTGKQRSTSNEIVDDALGVINASYGMGSAIKGAMVLTGYMSGVISTDNNVIVDEPLQFPGSKLKKSVFNPNVGSQVAINDIEALARSSNIYMVKLAMMMGGQVNYESGDTLNISADLIDELRSYFAQFGLGVKTGIDLPNEGSGLVGFDQTAVNVVDQAFGQYDLYTTLQLSQYINTIANGGTRYAPQLVSEIRSTDANGALGALETTLETKVMNLVDVDAQAMERVQQGFYQVTHSANGTAYSTFGKDPNDVAAKTGTAEAIYGGTNDNLKGESVFNSTFVGYAPFDNPEITVTVVVPYLSTDTGRATPIAKKVFDAYFNTGDYAIKAE, encoded by the coding sequence TTGGAAGATAATACCCAAAGTAAAAGAAAGAGAAAGTCGCATATCCCGTTTCGCCTGAACCTGCTCTTTTTTATCGTGTTTTCGCTGTTTTCCGCAGTGATATTCCGGTTGGGATACCTGCAGATCGTTCGCGGAGATGAATTCGAAGCCATCGTGAAACGTACAGAAACGACACTTGTGACGGAATCCGTACCGCGCGGTTTGATATATGACAGAGACGGCAACATCCTTGTAGGCAATGAACCGCAGCATTCCATAACCTACACCCGAGGAGCAAATACAACGGCCGAGGAAATGGCGAAGGTCGCCTCGTCATTGGCGGGTCTGATAAACGTCAGCATTGAAGAACTGACGGAACGTGATTTGAAGGATTATTGGATGGCCATAAACAACGATATCATGTTGGAACGCCTATCGGATGACGAAAAACTGTTGCCGGGTTCCGAATTGTACGAAGTGGAGCTGGAAAAAATAACGGCAGAGGACGTCGCTTATTCGGATGAAGAGAAAGAAATCGCCGCCATTTTCAAGCGGATGAACAGCGCGTATGCCTTGTCGACCACCAGCATCAAAAACAAGGATGTCTCGGATGAAGAATTGGCACAGGTGAGCGAAAATCTGTCCGGCTTGTCCGGCGTGGATGTCGCGACAGATTGGGTCAGGATCTATCCAGAATCCGACTTGCTGAAGAGTATTTTGGGTGGGGTGACCAGCGAAAAGATTGGTTTGCCGAGCGATCAAGTGTCCACCTATTTAGCAAAAGGCTACGCCAGGAATGACCGCGTCGGAAACTCCTATTTGGAGCAAGAATACGAATCGGTGCTCTCAGGCACGAAATCACAGTGGGAAACGATCACGGATCAATCAGGTGAAGTAGTGACGCGGGAGGAATCCTATGAAGGAAAAGCCGGGGATAATCTGGTCTTGACCATCGATATCGATTTTCAAAAGGAAATCGAACAGATCGCTACCGATTTCCTGAACAGCAATGTCGATTCTTACAACGACCGGGTGTATATAGTGGCATCGGATCCGAATACAGGCGAGATTCTGGGCATGACCGGCAAACAGCGCTCGACCTCAAACGAAATTGTGGATGATGCATTGGGTGTCATTAATGCCAGTTACGGAATGGGGTCGGCCATTAAGGGCGCGATGGTGCTGACCGGATACATGAGCGGTGTCATCAGTACGGATAACAATGTCATCGTCGACGAACCGCTGCAATTCCCAGGTTCGAAATTGAAAAAATCTGTTTTCAACCCGAACGTCGGCAGCCAAGTGGCCATAAACGATATCGAGGCATTGGCCCGCTCGTCGAATATTTACATGGTCAAATTGGCGATGATGATGGGGGGACAAGTAAACTATGAATCAGGAGACACCTTGAATATTTCCGCAGACCTGATCGATGAGCTGCGCAGCTACTTCGCCCAGTTCGGTTTGGGTGTGAAGACGGGGATTGACCTTCCGAATGAAGGCAGCGGATTGGTGGGGTTCGATCAAACAGCAGTTAACGTTGTCGACCAAGCATTCGGACAGTACGATCTCTACACGACCCTGCAATTGTCGCAATACATCAATACCATCGCCAACGGCGGTACCCGATACGCTCCTCAATTGGTTTCAGAAATCCGCAGTACGGATGCGAACGGAGCGCTGGGGGCTTTGGAAACGACTCTGGAGACAAAAGTGATGAATCTGGTTGATGTCGATGCGCAAGCGATGGAGCGTGTCCAGCAAGGGTTTTACCAAGTAACCCACAGCGCGAACGGGACGGCTTATTCGACATTCGGGAAAGATCCGAACGACGTCGCCGCCAAAACAGGGACCGCGGAGGCCATCTATGGTGGCACCAATGATAATCTGAAGGGTGAGAGTGTCTTCAACTCAACTTTCGTCGGATATGCGCCATTCGACAATCCGGAAATCACCGTAACCGTAGTTGTTCCTTATCTCAGCACGGATACGGGCCGGGCTACACCGATAGCCAAGAAAGTTTTTGATGCTTATTTCAACACTGGGGATTACGCAATTAAAGCCGAATAA
- a CDS encoding DUF6115 domain-containing protein has protein sequence MEQWTIVIVLLTIAIILLFASFFVKDNDRKFADEMSEYTLQLTEEIHELKQRLIAVEEELGKEVPVSEDSQTVKKVHNLTKQHIITLYTSGRTFDEIAEQLSVPITTVQLVVDNYIEQSIV, from the coding sequence ATGGAACAATGGACCATCGTGATTGTCTTACTGACAATCGCAATCATATTGCTGTTTGCATCATTTTTCGTCAAGGATAATGATCGCAAATTCGCCGATGAGATGAGTGAATACACTTTACAATTAACGGAAGAAATCCATGAATTGAAGCAAAGACTCATCGCTGTGGAGGAAGAATTGGGAAAAGAAGTACCCGTTTCCGAAGATTCGCAGACCGTCAAAAAAGTACACAACCTGACTAAGCAACACATCATCACTTTGTATACAAGCGGAAGAACATTTGATGAGATTGCAGAGCAACTGTCCGTCCCTATCACCACCGTGCAACTCGTTGTCGATAACTACATAGAGCAATCAATCGTATAG
- the rpmG gene encoding 50S ribosomal protein L33, with the protein MRLNITLECTECKERNYLSKKNKRNNPDRLEVKKYCPRERRVTLHRETK; encoded by the coding sequence ATGCGGTTAAATATTACATTGGAATGTACGGAGTGTAAAGAACGTAATTACTTATCAAAGAAAAACAAACGTAACAACCCGGACCGTCTTGAAGTGAAAAAATATTGTCCACGTGAAAGACGCGTGACTTTGCATCGTGAAACAAAATAA
- a CDS encoding 5-formyltetrahydrofolate cyclo-ligase — MKEQIRKEMLGRLRDLPSQNRIRMEQELTTAVCSSEEWHDAKTIGVTWSNFPEIDTHKIIQKGLEEGKRMVVPYSGKNRIMTFHEYLPDTAMARSRFGIMEPVDKRNPVPSEEIDLLLVPGLAFSETGYRIGFGGGYYDRYLAAYNWRTLSVLFPFQLFKDPHWEIEAFDVPVQKLLTTAF; from the coding sequence ATGAAAGAACAAATAAGAAAAGAGATGCTGGGGAGATTGAGGGATTTGCCCTCCCAAAATCGGATCCGGATGGAGCAAGAGCTGACGACAGCAGTCTGCAGCAGCGAGGAGTGGCATGATGCAAAGACGATAGGCGTCACATGGTCGAATTTTCCGGAAATCGATACGCACAAAATCATCCAAAAGGGGCTTGAAGAAGGCAAGCGGATGGTCGTTCCTTATTCCGGTAAGAACCGCATCATGACTTTTCATGAATACTTGCCGGATACCGCCATGGCGAGGAGCCGATTCGGCATCATGGAACCTGTCGATAAGCGAAACCCGGTACCGTCCGAAGAAATCGATCTGCTGCTTGTTCCCGGATTGGCATTTTCGGAAACGGGTTACCGCATCGGGTTCGGCGGCGGCTACTACGACCGCTATCTGGCTGCATACAACTGGCGCACCTTGTCTGTGCTGTTCCCATTCCAATTGTTCAAGGATCCTCATTGGGAAATCGAGGCATTTGATGTGCCGGTCCAAAAGTTGTTGACGACAGCATTCTAG
- a CDS encoding rhomboid family intramembrane serine protease: MRAYNTKRSYLPDQFSVTHLFLAIQIVIFLLMTVNGGSTNVLTLILFGAKFNPAIAQGEWWRLIAPMFIHIGFTHILVNSITLYYLGTQMESLYGSLRFALIYLLSGLMGNLMSFAFNDSISAGASTSLFGLFAAAIVLGRQFPHNAGIQLMARNFTMLIFLNFFFGFFSSAVDNFGHLGGALGGALSAVFIAMPRTAKSQNGLRLLFLVLYFVSAIFFAYSGLIRTGFALY; encoded by the coding sequence ATGCGGGCATATAATACCAAAAGATCCTATTTACCGGATCAATTCTCTGTAACACACTTGTTCTTGGCCATTCAGATCGTCATTTTCCTGCTGATGACCGTGAACGGGGGAAGCACCAACGTACTGACGCTTATCCTGTTCGGCGCCAAATTCAACCCAGCCATCGCGCAAGGGGAATGGTGGCGTTTGATTGCGCCCATGTTCATCCATATAGGCTTCACGCACATTCTGGTGAACAGCATCACCCTGTATTATTTGGGCACACAGATGGAAAGTCTCTATGGCTCTTTGCGTTTTGCGCTCATCTATCTCCTGAGCGGATTGATGGGGAATCTCATGAGTTTTGCCTTCAATGACTCGATTTCAGCCGGCGCAAGCACCTCACTGTTCGGGTTGTTTGCCGCAGCCATCGTTCTGGGCCGTCAGTTTCCGCACAACGCTGGGATCCAGTTAATGGCCCGGAATTTTACGATGTTGATTTTCCTGAATTTCTTCTTCGGATTTTTTTCCTCAGCAGTCGATAATTTCGGGCATCTTGGTGGGGCACTTGGCGGGGCGCTTTCGGCCGTGTTCATCGCGATGCCGCGCACTGCCAAAAGCCAAAATGGATTGAGGCTTCTTTTTCTGGTCCTTTATTTTGTGAGCGCTATATTCTTTGCTTATTCGGGTTTAATTCGGACCGGTTTTGCGTTATACTAG
- a CDS encoding ROK family glucokinase, producing the protein MYKKFIGIDLGGTSVKLAILTAEGDIQQKWSIPTNINDEGTHIVTDIIASIKHHLDLYQMTAEDFQGIGMGSPGAVDREAGTVEGAFNLNWKTPQPVREAIEREIGIPIFIDNDANVAALGEKWRGAGADDRDVVFVTLGTGVGGGIIAEGNLIHGTAGSGGEIGHMTVEPGGFDCTCGKKGCLETVASATGVVKLARKHAEEYAGNAQLKFIIDDGQEITSKMIFDLAKEGDELAVLVVDRAAYYLGLACSHIGNLLNPAYIVIGGGVSAAGEYLLEQVRTYFAEFSFPNVKKTTHIKLAALGNDAGIVGAAYLALTEISK; encoded by the coding sequence GTGTATAAAAAATTTATCGGTATTGATTTAGGCGGCACTTCAGTGAAATTGGCTATCTTAACAGCAGAAGGGGATATCCAGCAAAAATGGAGCATCCCTACGAACATAAATGATGAGGGGACGCACATCGTAACTGATATCATAGCTTCAATCAAACACCATCTGGATCTCTACCAAATGACTGCTGAGGATTTTCAGGGCATCGGCATGGGATCTCCGGGAGCAGTGGACCGTGAAGCGGGTACTGTCGAGGGCGCCTTCAACCTGAACTGGAAAACGCCTCAGCCTGTACGTGAAGCGATCGAGCGTGAAATCGGCATCCCTATTTTTATTGACAATGATGCAAACGTTGCCGCGCTTGGGGAAAAATGGCGAGGCGCCGGTGCTGATGATCGTGACGTCGTATTTGTGACACTTGGCACAGGTGTCGGCGGGGGAATCATAGCGGAAGGCAATCTGATCCATGGTACTGCAGGTTCCGGCGGCGAAATCGGCCACATGACTGTAGAACCAGGCGGATTTGACTGTACGTGCGGAAAGAAAGGCTGTTTGGAGACCGTCGCCAGCGCAACAGGCGTCGTCAAATTGGCCCGCAAGCATGCTGAAGAATATGCCGGCAACGCGCAGCTGAAATTCATCATCGACGATGGCCAGGAGATTACTTCCAAAATGATTTTTGATTTGGCAAAAGAGGGAGACGAGTTGGCTGTACTAGTAGTCGATCGCGCTGCCTATTATCTGGGTTTGGCCTGCAGCCATATCGGCAATCTTTTGAATCCGGCTTATATCGTCATCGGTGGCGGTGTATCAGCAGCCGGGGAATACCTTTTGGAGCAAGTAAGAACTTATTTTGCTGAATTCTCATTCCCGAACGTCAAGAAGACTACGCATATAAAATTAGCTGCGCTTGGAAACGATGCCGGAATAGTTGGCGCAGCTTATCTTGCACTGACGGAGATCAGCAAATAG
- a CDS encoding rhodanese-like domain-containing protein — MRVRVWKGWIYLNLTGIDIFNIALWIFIIGYAIYQAYFYFQRKNAATTLTAEDFKKDLRKAQLIDVREKTEFDAGHILGARNIAYSAFKQRYQEIRKDQPIYLYDQNSMLSGRCAAILKKNGYKNIFILKGGYAGWDGKVKKGI; from the coding sequence ATGAGAGTAAGAGTATGGAAAGGGTGGATTTATTTGAACTTAACAGGAATTGATATTTTTAATATCGCATTATGGATATTCATCATCGGATATGCCATTTATCAAGCTTATTTTTATTTCCAAAGAAAGAATGCAGCGACGACGCTGACTGCAGAGGATTTCAAAAAAGATCTGCGGAAAGCGCAATTGATCGATGTCCGCGAAAAAACCGAGTTCGATGCAGGCCACATATTAGGAGCGAGAAATATCGCTTATTCGGCTTTCAAACAACGCTACCAAGAAATCCGCAAAGATCAACCGATTTATCTGTATGATCAAAATTCCATGTTGAGCGGACGCTGTGCAGCTATTCTGAAAAAAAATGGCTACAAAAACATTTTCATCCTGAAGGGCGGCTATGCCGGCTGGGACGGAAAAGTCAAAAAAGGCATCTGA
- a CDS encoding DUF4044 domain-containing protein, which translates to MTKKTGTTSSKINKFSKFIIWIMLLAMVGGSILSVLYSLFINM; encoded by the coding sequence TTGACTAAGAAAACTGGTACTACCTCATCAAAAATCAATAAATTCAGTAAATTCATCATTTGGATCATGCTTTTGGCCATGGTCGGCGGATCGATCCTTTCAGTCCTGTACTCTTTGTTCATAAATATGTGA
- the gndA gene encoding NADP-dependent phosphogluconate dehydrogenase, translated as MSKQQIGVVGMAVMGKNLALNIESRGYSVSVFNRSGSKTEQVIAENPEKKLVPTYTIEEFVESLEKPRKIMMMVKAGEATDKTIQSLLPHLDKGDILIDGGNTFYKDTIRRSKELENSGINFIGTGVSGGEEGALKGPSIMPGGQRDAYDLVAPILEQISAKAPDGEPCVAYIGKGGAGHFVKMVHNGIEYGDMQLIAEAYDIMHKYLGMSVEEIAAVFIEWNKGELDSFLIDITADILTKYDPETGKPMVEIILDRAGNKGTGKWTSQSALDLGVPLPLITESVFARYISALKTERVAASEILSAPAVTAKEGLDKAAFVESIRKALYFSKIMSYAQGFAQMRVASEENDWDLNYGEIAKIWRAGCIIRAQFLQNITDAYEKNADLQNLLLDDYFVEITKQYQGAVREVVATAVVAGVPVPTFSSAVAYFDSYRSAVLPANIIQAQRDYFGAHTYERTDKAGSYHFEWDKEVEVPQD; from the coding sequence ATGTCAAAACAGCAAATCGGCGTTGTCGGGATGGCCGTAATGGGCAAAAATCTAGCATTGAACATTGAAAGCAGAGGTTATTCCGTGTCTGTATTCAACCGTTCAGGTTCAAAGACTGAGCAAGTTATCGCGGAAAATCCAGAAAAGAAACTGGTTCCTACTTATACGATTGAAGAATTTGTCGAGTCTTTGGAGAAGCCAAGAAAAATCATGATGATGGTAAAAGCTGGGGAGGCAACCGACAAAACGATCCAATCGTTGCTGCCTCATTTGGATAAAGGTGATATCCTGATCGACGGAGGGAATACTTTCTACAAAGATACGATCCGCCGCAGCAAAGAATTGGAAAACTCAGGCATCAATTTCATCGGAACAGGCGTTTCCGGTGGTGAAGAAGGCGCATTGAAAGGTCCATCAATCATGCCGGGCGGACAACGCGACGCATACGATCTGGTTGCACCGATTTTGGAACAGATTTCCGCTAAAGCTCCGGATGGCGAACCTTGTGTAGCTTACATCGGCAAAGGTGGCGCCGGACATTTCGTTAAGATGGTCCACAACGGAATCGAGTACGGGGATATGCAACTGATTGCAGAAGCCTATGACATCATGCACAAGTACCTTGGCATGTCAGTGGAAGAAATTGCTGCTGTCTTCATCGAATGGAACAAAGGCGAGTTGGACAGCTTCCTTATCGACATCACTGCTGACATCTTGACTAAATACGATCCTGAAACAGGCAAACCAATGGTCGAGATCATCTTGGACCGCGCCGGCAATAAAGGCACGGGTAAATGGACTTCCCAAAGTGCGTTGGACTTGGGTGTTCCGTTGCCGTTGATCACCGAATCCGTTTTTGCCCGCTACATTTCCGCTTTGAAGACAGAACGTGTCGCTGCCAGCGAAATTCTGAGTGCCCCTGCTGTTACAGCTAAAGAGGGTCTTGATAAAGCTGCATTTGTGGAGAGTATCCGCAAGGCATTGTATTTCAGCAAAATCATGAGCTACGCACAAGGATTCGCTCAAATGCGTGTTGCCAGCGAAGAAAATGATTGGGATCTTAATTATGGCGAAATCGCTAAAATTTGGCGTGCCGGCTGTATCATCCGTGCGCAATTCCTGCAGAACATCACGGATGCTTACGAGAAGAATGCTGACCTGCAGAACCTGTTGTTGGATGACTACTTCGTGGAAATCACGAAACAATATCAAGGTGCTGTACGTGAAGTGGTTGCAACAGCTGTGGTTGCAGGCGTGCCTGTACCGACATTCTCATCTGCAGTAGCTTATTTCGATTCTTACCGTTCAGCTGTATTGCCTGCAAACATCATTCAAGCGCAACGCGATTACTTTGGAGCGCATACGTATGAACGCACAGACAAAGCTGGTTCTTATCACTTCGAGTGGGATAAAGAAGTGGAAGTCCCACAAGACTAA
- a CDS encoding response regulator transcription factor: protein MENRDKQRILIIEDEKNLARFIELELKHEGYETEICYNGRTGLEAAMNQDWDVILLDLMLPELNGIEVCRRLRPVKDTPIIIMTARDSVIDRVSGLDHGADDYIVKPFAIEELLARVRALLRRIDIEEEQRKVKQTTVTYRDLTIEKENRVVRRGDEHIELTKREYELLLILMENINVVLSRDVLLNKVWGYKTEVETNVVDVYIRYLRNKIDVAGQESYIQTVRGTGYVMRS, encoded by the coding sequence ATGGAAAATAGAGACAAACAAAGAATATTGATTATCGAAGATGAAAAAAATCTGGCGCGTTTCATCGAGCTTGAGTTAAAACACGAAGGCTACGAAACGGAAATTTGCTACAACGGCAGAACTGGCCTTGAAGCTGCCATGAACCAGGACTGGGATGTCATCCTTTTGGATCTGATGCTTCCTGAATTGAACGGCATCGAAGTTTGCCGTCGTCTGCGTCCGGTCAAAGATACGCCGATCATCATCATGACCGCCCGCGACTCCGTCATCGATCGTGTATCCGGCTTGGACCACGGTGCCGATGACTATATCGTGAAACCATTTGCCATCGAAGAACTTTTGGCAAGGGTCCGTGCTTTATTGCGCCGCATCGACATCGAAGAAGAGCAACGCAAGGTGAAGCAAACGACCGTCACTTATCGTGATTTGACAATCGAAAAAGAAAACCGTGTCGTGCGCCGTGGCGACGAGCACATCGAATTGACCAAACGCGAATACGAATTATTGTTGATCCTGATGGAAAACATCAACGTTGTCCTTTCAAGGGATGTATTGCTGAATAAAGTATGGGGATACAAAACGGAAGTGGAAACAAATGTAGTGGATGTATATATCCGATATCTGCGCAATAAAATCGATGTAGCCGGCCAAGAAAGTTATATCCAAACGGTACGTGGCACCGGATACGTCATGCGCTCATAA